The segment GCAGCGCATCACGCCGCGTTGCACGACCAAAGCCGTTCCGACGGCGCGGGAGACACTGCTTGAGAAGTACCGATGTTACCTGCTCGACGAGCGAGGACTTGCCCAGGGGTCAGTCCGCAATATGCTGCTGTTCGTGGGCCGTTTTCTGGTGGAGAAGTATCCGCGGGACCATTTCGATTTTGCAGCGCTGAAGCCGGAGCACATCACAACCTTCGTTCGAAGGCAGGCGACGGAACTTGGTTCGGTACAGGCCAAAAACGTGGTTACAGCCCTCCGTGGCTTTTTCAGATACCTCCGGCATCGCGGCGAGATCGATACGGATCTCGCTGGCTGCGTTCCTCGCGTCCCAGATTATTCGTTCTCAACGGTGCCGAAATTCCTGCCAGCTGACAGCGTGGAGAAAATCCTGCGGCGCACCGACCAGAGCACTCCGCGAGGACGCCGAGATTATGCAATCTTAATGCTCCTCGCCAGGCTGGGGCTCCGCACCTGCGAGGTCGTCCGCTTAGAACTTGAAGATATCGAGTGGGAATCTGGCCAAATCACAATCCGGGGGAAGGGTGGACGGTGGTCCAAGTTGCCGCTGCCGTCCGATGTTGGCGAAGCCCTTGCCGTCTATCTGCAGCATGATCGGCCACGCTGCTCAACACGACGATTATTCGTCACTCAACGCGCTCCGATCACGGGCATATCCACGGGCTGCGCAATCGTGAAGACGGTAACGCGTGCTCTGAAAAAAG is part of the Tunturibacter empetritectus genome and harbors:
- a CDS encoding site-specific integrase — protein: MVETFFTRSCTIHALRQGPLAGHIDLLADHLAADGFSHVHSRIQLRLVGHFNRWLERKGISAEQLDEKLIERYCRWLRRRKHVRAEDVCSLVRLLELLREQRITPRCTTKAVPTARETLLEKYRCYLLDERGLAQGSVRNMLLFVGRFLVEKYPRDHFDFAALKPEHITTFVRRQATELGSVQAKNVVTALRGFFRYLRHRGEIDTDLAGCVPRVPDYSFSTVPKFLPADSVEKILRRTDQSTPRGRRDYAILMLLARLGLRTCEVVRLELEDIEWESGQITIRGKGGRWSKLPLPSDVGEALAVYLQHDRPRCSTRRLFVTQRAPITGISTGCAIVKTVTRALKKAGIVSERKGGYLFRHTLATEMLGRGASLQEIGEVLRHRKADTTRIYAKVDFRALRNLAQPWPGGAR